A window of Hymenobacter aerilatus contains these coding sequences:
- the rplQ gene encoding 50S ribosomal protein L17 has protein sequence MRHGKSINHLGRTTSHRNAMLSNMAVSLIQYKRLTTTVAKAKALRQFVEPLLTKAKNDTTHSRRTVFATLQNKEAIKELFGDVAAKIGSRPGGYTRIIKLSQNRLGDNAEVCIIELVDYNETLLEAKNAGEAKTTTRRSRRGGKKAADATSATEVSSEAVAPNATVEVSAPEDTPTTTVQEGESREEAQQRDEEAAS, from the coding sequence ATGCGTCACGGTAAATCCATCAACCACCTGGGTCGTACTACGTCCCACCGCAACGCGATGCTGTCGAACATGGCAGTTTCGCTGATTCAGTACAAGCGTTTGACTACGACGGTAGCCAAAGCAAAGGCACTGCGCCAGTTCGTAGAGCCGTTGCTGACTAAAGCCAAAAACGACACGACGCACTCCCGCCGTACTGTATTTGCTACTCTGCAAAACAAAGAAGCCATCAAAGAACTGTTCGGCGATGTAGCTGCTAAGATTGGTAGCCGTCCCGGTGGTTACACTCGCATCATTAAGCTGAGCCAGAACCGTCTGGGTGATAATGCTGAAGTGTGCATCATCGAGCTGGTTGACTACAACGAAACGCTGTTGGAAGCTAAGAATGCTGGTGAAGCAAAAACTACTACCCGTCGTTCGCGTCGTGGTGGCAAGAAGGCTGCTGACGCAACTAGCGCTACCGAAGTAAGCAGCGAAGCTGTTGCTCCGAATGCTACCGTTGAGGTATCAGCTCCCGAAGATACCCCCACTACTACTGTGCAAGAAGGCGAAAGCCGCGAAGAAGCACAGCAGCGTGACGAAGAAGCTGCTTCGTAA
- the eno gene encoding phosphopyruvate hydratase: protein MSIITSIHARQIFDSRGNPTVEVDVTTDSGATGRAAVPSGASTGKHEAVELRDDDKSKYVGKGVLKAVDNVNTKIAEELIGFSVYEQALLDKIMRELDGTPNKANLGANAILGVSLAAARAAAQDAGMPLYRYVGGVGANTLPVPMMNILNGGSHADNSIDFQEFMIMPVGAPSFSEALRWGTEIFHSLKNVLKKQGLSTNVGDEGGFAPNIKSNEDAIKVVLQAIETAGYKPGDDVMIAMDAAASEFYSDGHYHFKKSTGDKLTSSEMVAYWTDWTKKYPIISIEDGMDEDDWSGWKSLTESIGSTTQLVGDDLFVTNVERLQRGIDEQIANAILIKVNQIGTLTETIDAVNLGRRNGYKSIMSHRSGETEDSTIADLAVALNTGQIKTGSASRSDRMAKYNQLLRIEEELGETAYFPGKKM, encoded by the coding sequence ATGAGCATTATCACCTCCATCCACGCCCGGCAAATTTTTGATTCGCGCGGCAATCCTACCGTGGAAGTAGACGTGACAACTGATTCTGGCGCGACTGGCCGGGCTGCTGTGCCCTCAGGTGCTAGCACAGGTAAGCACGAAGCCGTAGAGCTGCGCGACGACGATAAGTCAAAATACGTAGGCAAGGGCGTGCTGAAGGCCGTAGACAACGTAAATACCAAGATTGCGGAAGAGCTGATTGGTTTCTCGGTATATGAGCAAGCCTTGCTCGACAAAATTATGCGGGAGCTAGATGGTACGCCAAATAAGGCAAACCTGGGTGCTAACGCTATTCTGGGTGTATCGTTGGCAGCTGCTCGTGCAGCGGCGCAAGATGCCGGTATGCCGCTCTACCGTTATGTAGGTGGGGTAGGGGCCAACACGCTGCCCGTACCGATGATGAATATCCTGAACGGTGGCTCGCACGCCGACAACTCTATTGACTTCCAAGAGTTCATGATTATGCCCGTAGGTGCACCATCATTCTCGGAAGCACTGCGTTGGGGTACTGAAATCTTCCACAGCTTGAAAAACGTGCTCAAGAAGCAAGGTCTTAGCACCAACGTAGGTGATGAAGGCGGCTTTGCGCCCAACATCAAATCCAACGAAGACGCTATTAAGGTGGTGTTGCAGGCCATCGAAACGGCTGGCTACAAGCCTGGCGACGACGTGATGATTGCCATGGATGCCGCTGCATCGGAATTCTACTCTGATGGTCATTACCACTTCAAGAAGAGCACTGGCGATAAGCTGACTTCTTCGGAGATGGTAGCGTACTGGACCGACTGGACCAAGAAGTACCCCATCATCAGCATTGAGGATGGTATGGACGAGGACGACTGGAGTGGCTGGAAGAGCCTGACTGAGAGCATCGGCTCGACTACCCAACTGGTAGGCGACGACCTGTTCGTGACCAACGTAGAGCGTTTGCAGCGTGGTATCGACGAGCAGATTGCTAATGCTATCCTGATTAAGGTAAATCAGATTGGTACCCTCACCGAGACGATTGACGCCGTGAACCTGGGCCGCCGCAACGGATACAAGAGCATCATGTCGCACCGCTCGGGCGAAACAGAGGACAGCACTATTGCTGACCTGGCTGTGGCACTGAACACGGGGCAAATCAAGACGGGTTCGGCTTCACGTTCCGACCGGATGGCCAAGTACAACCAACTGCTCCGCATTGAGGAGGAACTGGGCGAAACGGCTTATTTCCCCGGCAAGAAAATGTAA
- a CDS encoding FtsB family cell division protein: MSLLDVFHRVPRFLRSFYFLAGMGFLVWMFVFDANDLVKQYDMYAKWRDLQTERDYYLKNIEQVKQDRAELLSSPELLEKFAREKYIMKRPGEDVFILVPQEDE, translated from the coding sequence ATGAGTTTACTTGACGTATTTCATCGTGTGCCGCGCTTTCTGCGCAGTTTCTACTTTCTGGCAGGGATGGGCTTTCTGGTGTGGATGTTCGTCTTCGATGCCAATGACTTGGTGAAGCAATATGATATGTATGCCAAATGGCGTGATCTGCAAACCGAGCGCGACTACTACCTCAAGAATATTGAGCAAGTGAAGCAAGACCGCGCCGAGCTATTGAGCAGCCCCGAATTGCTGGAGAAGTTTGCTCGCGAAAAATACATCATGAAGCGGCCAGGAGAAGACGTGTTTATCTTAGTGCCACAAGAAGACGAATAA